In Vicugna pacos unplaced genomic scaffold, VicPac4 scaffold_114, whole genome shotgun sequence, one DNA window encodes the following:
- the LOC140694965 gene encoding trafficking protein particle complex subunit 9-like: MDNLEAWNGTEMELLQRSEEKIQPCSILSMLYELIGFHCKSTFFKRVAPVRHAAPGIPEPGGKACSRLLLQTLPGYSLSLDLQDFSRCVGTKTLLQPH, translated from the exons atggataatctggaagcttggaatggaaccgagatggaattactgcag cgttccgaggagaaaattcagccgtgcagcatcctctccatgctctacgagttgatcggcttccactgcaagtccaccttcttcaagcgggtggcccccgtgcggcacgcggcccccggcatcccggagcctggcgggaaggcctgctcccgactcctcctgcagacgcttcctggctacagtctgtcactggacttgcaggacttcagcagatgtgttggaactaaaacattgcttcagccccattaa